The Chthoniobacterales bacterium genome contains the following window.
GCGAGGAGGATGAGAACGGTATCGAGGAGCGCCGCGGCGTAAAGGATCCAGAACGGCTCGAAGAGAATGCGGAAGCGCGCCCGGATGTTTGCGGTGACCATGATGAGGACGAAGAGGCCGATCAGGAAGGCGCCCCAGAGCTGGTGAAAGTTGAGCGGGCGAGGATCGCGCAGAGCGAGACAGAGGAGACCGGCGAGCGCGGCGGTGTAGAGCCAGGGCAGGCCGTGAATGGCCACGCGGCTGGCCTGGGCGCCCGGAAGGTCGATCGGCGCGATCGGCAGCAGACTGATCGATTGCCAGCTTTCGAGCCATGCGTTGAGGAAATTTCCCGGGAGCGGTCGATAGGTTTCGCGGAGGAATTTGTTGGCGGCCTCGGGCGACTCGAGGGAGCTGCCCCACAGCAGGCTGGCGTAGCGAAGCGTGCGTTCGTCCGGGGAATCGCCATCGGTAAGGGCGTCGAGCTGGCCGGCAATCGGGTAAGTCGTGAAGTCGCCACAGGGGAGCTCGCGGTGTGCGATCACGAACTTGCGGAGAGCGAGGCCGGGCAGGGCGTCGATGCGCCGAAGCGCCGTCTCGAGGCCGGCTCGTTTGGCGGCTTTGTCGGGATCGGCTCCGGTGGCGGCGAGCGTGCGTTGGAGGTCCTTGCGGAGCGCGACGAGCTTGGGCGGCTCGGGGCTTCTCCAAGCCTCGCGAGTGCGGTCCGCCAGAGGTCGCACGGCCTCGGCGACGCCGGGTGAGAGCACGAGATGGTCGGGCGAAAGCTGGACGACCGACGTGAAGAGGAGCAGTCCGCTCTGGCCGGTGCGCGTGAGGGTGAAGAGGAACAGCGCCCAGATGACGGTGAGGGCGACGCCGATGCGGAACGGTCGCCATTGTCCCCACAGGGTGCGAGCGACGAGCGCGACGGCAAACAGCGCGAAGAGGCGGCCCTCCGGACGGGCGCCCGCGATGAAGAGCAGGGCGAGGAAGAGCGCGGCGAGCGTGTAGCGATCCGGCGCGCGGAAGAAGGCGGTGCCGGCGAGGGCAACGAGGAGGATTCCGAGGACGGCGAAGGTTTCCGCCAGGGCGGTGTGCTCATACCAGAGCAGCACGGGATTCAGCGCGGCGAGCAGCGTGACGGGGACGATGAAAAGCCGCCAATGCCGCAGCCAGGCGAAGGTCAGGAGGCCGGTGACGAGGACCATGACGACGCCGAGCAGGTGCTGGACGACGGCAAGGAACGGGAGGACGGGAATGTGCAGGAGCGCCGGGAGGCAATAAAGCGCCGGGACGAGAAAGGTCTTCTTGCCGTCGAGCACGAACGCCCCGCGATGGATCAGGCGGTCGGCGGTTTCGAGAGCGGATGCGGTGTCATTGTGGACAAAGGCGGCCGGCATCCACGCGATGAGGATCGCGCGGAGGACGATGGCGACGACGGCCGCGGGAATGCACAGGCGCAGCGCGAGCCGAATCTCCGGGCCGCGCAGGCGCTGGAGGAAGCGGCGAAGCGCGGGCGGATCGATCAGGCGATTGAGGAATTCGCGCATCCGCCTAGCAACCGCGCAGATTCCCCAGGAGCAATTCGGCGTTGAGATTCGTGTGCTGGAGATTGAGCTGGAGCACCTCCATGGCCTCGACGGCGGGGAGCTCGGCAAGGCGCTTGCGAAGGGCGACGGTGCGTTCGTATTCGTCGGGGTGGAGCAGCAGCTCCTCGCGGCGGGTGCCGGATTTCGTGATGTGAATGGCGGGGAAGACGCGCTGCTCGGCGATGGTGCGATCGAGATGGATCTCCATGTTGCCGGTGCCCTTGTATTCCTCGAAGATGAGGTCATCCATGCGGCTTTGCGTCTCGACCAGCGCGGTGGCAAGAATCGTGAGGCTGCCGCCCTCCTCGCAGTTGCGGGCGGCGCCGAAGAATTTCTTGGGCTTGGCGAGCGATTTGGCGTCGACGCCACCGCTCATGGTGCGGCCGCCCTTGGATGGCTGGAGGTTGTTATAGCCGCGGGACAGGCGCGTGATGCTGTCGAGCAGGATGACGACATCGCGGCCGAGCTCGACGAGGCGCTTGGCGCGCTCGGCGACGAGCTCCGCGACGGCAACGTGGCGCGTGGGCGATTCGTCGAACGTGCTGCTGAAAATGTCGCAGTCGAGGCTGCGTTCGAAATCGGTGACTTCCTCGGGGCGTTCGTCAACGAGGAGGAGAATGAGGTGGATCGTGGGATGGTTGCGGCGGATCGCCTGGGCAATCTGCGCAAGGAGCACGGTCTTACCGGCGCGAGGCGGGGCGACGATGAGTCCGCGCTGACCCATGCCGAGCGGCGAAATGATGTCGATGGCGCGAGGGCCGAGATCGGGATGGCCGGGCGTCTCGAGAAAGATGCGGCGCTCCGGGAAGGTCGCGGTGAGCTTCTCGAAATCGGTCGGCGTCTGCCACTCGGCGGCGGGGCGGCCTTCGATCGTCATGATCGCAGCAAGGACGAGGCCTTGCTCGCGCTGCTGGGGCAGGCGAACGGTGCCGTGAATCTTCAGACCGGAGCGCAGGCTGTGCTCGCGGCAGAGGGGCTGGGGCACGGCGACGTCCTCCGGACAGGCCCGAAAGCTGAACTTCTCCCAGCGGAGCACGCCGCGGTTGTTGTCGACGTCGAAGATGCCCGTGGCCGTGACGGTGTCGCCGCGCTGGAGATGAAAGCGAACCTGATCGAGGACGAGGTGATGGATGCTGCCGTCGGGGCGCAGGCGGATGCCGAATTCCCGGGCGCGATCGGCGAGGGCGGCGCGGCTGAGGCCCTGGAGGTCGTTGAGGGAAATGACGAGTGCCGGGGCGGTCGCCGCGGGAGGCTCGGCTGGCGCCGGCGAGACGGAGGCGTCGGGGAGAGACGGGGATGCGGCGGTGGTGCGAGTCGAGGAGAGGGGAGCCGGAGGCGGAAGGTCGGACGCGTGCGGCGTGGAGACGTCAGTCATACTTGTGGCGGAGATAAGCGGCGAGCAGGGCAGCTTGCGATTGAAGCAGGTCGAGGCCGGCGTCATTCCAGACGACATGACCGGCAGCGCGCATCTTAACGTGCAGGCTCCACTGCGAGGCGAGAATTTTTCGCGCGAGATCCTCGGAGAGTCCGCGAATCCCGGTCATTCGGGCGATCTGGGTTTCCGGACTGGAGGCGACCACGATGACGTGATCGAACAGGCCTTCCGCACGCGTTTCGAAGAGGAGGGGAATGTCGACCACGAAAATGCGGTCGATGGTCGAGCGCGCCTTCTCGGTCCAGCGGGCGCGAATCGCGGGATGGAGGATGCCCTCGAGGGTCTTTTTCTTGGCGATGTCGTTGTAGATGATTTCGCGAATGAGGGGACGATTGGGCTC
Protein-coding sequences here:
- the rho gene encoding transcription termination factor Rho; amino-acid sequence: MTDVSTPHASDLPPPAPLSSTRTTAASPSLPDASVSPAPAEPPAATAPALVISLNDLQGLSRAALADRAREFGIRLRPDGSIHHLVLDQVRFHLQRGDTVTATGIFDVDNNRGVLRWEKFSFRACPEDVAVPQPLCREHSLRSGLKIHGTVRLPQQREQGLVLAAIMTIEGRPAAEWQTPTDFEKLTATFPERRIFLETPGHPDLGPRAIDIISPLGMGQRGLIVAPPRAGKTVLLAQIAQAIRRNHPTIHLILLLVDERPEEVTDFERSLDCDIFSSTFDESPTRHVAVAELVAERAKRLVELGRDVVILLDSITRLSRGYNNLQPSKGGRTMSGGVDAKSLAKPKKFFGAARNCEEGGSLTILATALVETQSRMDDLIFEEYKGTGNMEIHLDRTIAEQRVFPAIHITKSGTRREELLLHPDEYERTVALRKRLAELPAVEAMEVLQLNLQHTNLNAELLLGNLRGC
- the coaE gene encoding dephospho-CoA kinase (Dephospho-CoA kinase (CoaE) performs the final step in coenzyme A biosynthesis.); amino-acid sequence: PRRFAFSEQLPCAQPPSAEPEAMPTLGITGGVATGKTTFRRLLLERVDADFFDADACARELLDSNDNIREQVLESISPAAYSKDGEPNRPLIREIIYNDIAKKKTLEGILHPAIRARWTEKARSTIDRIFVVDIPLLFETRAEGLFDHVIVVASSPETQIARMTGIRGLSEDLARKILASQWSLHVKMRAAGHVVWNDAGLDLLQSQAALLAAYLRHKYD